A region of Verrucomicrobiia bacterium DNA encodes the following proteins:
- a CDS encoding transposase, which translates to MRSLRSDAADALPRFPPDLAETVGAVRLMQLALEAVAAEEIQAREFRGADGTPACSYRMLATLMSYAYARGLLSSEDIENQVRTDADLRYLCARELPDAQALRQFRRREWACLNRVLVRLLASAAAQGASNPPRDPEGEAAGRMERAAAADSLALDY; encoded by the coding sequence ATGAGATCGCTTCGGTCAGACGCTGCGGATGCGTTACCCAGGTTCCCGCCCGATCTCGCGGAAACGGTGGGGGCGGTCCGGCTGATGCAGCTCGCCCTGGAGGCCGTCGCGGCCGAGGAGATCCAGGCGCGTGAATTTCGTGGCGCGGATGGAACTCCCGCCTGCTCCTACCGCATGCTGGCGACGCTGATGAGTTACGCCTACGCCCGGGGACTGCTGAGCTCCGAGGACATTGAGAATCAGGTCAGGACGGATGCGGATCTTCGCTACCTCTGTGCCCGCGAGTTGCCGGATGCGCAGGCGCTCCGGCAGTTCCGCCGGCGGGAATGGGCCTGCCTGAACCGTGTGCTCGTCCGTCTCCTTGCCTCCGCGGCCGCACAGGGAGCATCCAATCCGCCGAGGGATCCCGAGGGCGAGGCGGCGGGGCGCATGGAGCGGGCGGCGGCGGCCGACAGCCTGGCGCTCGACTATTGA
- a CDS encoding oligosaccharide repeat unit polymerase, giving the protein MFALMQRRPALTLMLASWFLPILVVLLADPPLDKAISAGTWVLIATCIAAATLGLLVTPRPLVDPPRPASILLVLGLAAFGAAAGFLFWILTRNTSYSLEEVRNLLHEKAITMTRLQGYLFHAGGASSLIAIVLAAQTRRPLLWIAIAVVAAIVGWAGFMINFGARVYAMIAIALGMCGVLTRFPRQIFSLRGLVLGTAFLIPLYVVNVLFVEKRMESNFANPVFGESIAAKASTLIRVQDGGIAGHPFVVSAAWLLLQFSSDPVYYLDYYRGLNFPHHYGLYQFSLIAQRIPDYDWQEKRDQIDIMYEAIGTYTNVWGTSIRDAAIDFGEIGAVVMFFVMGWATGWMGATTTLGGRSLHLCLMMWLFYSPYNSPITMRPYQLSLFVLLAWHIVEAHRHRFLEAGAGERPGRPSALPDGTPAEASSAASRTA; this is encoded by the coding sequence GTGTTTGCGCTCATGCAGCGGCGGCCGGCTCTCACGCTGATGCTGGCGTCCTGGTTCCTGCCGATCCTGGTGGTCCTGTTGGCGGATCCCCCGCTGGACAAGGCGATTTCGGCGGGAACCTGGGTGCTGATCGCGACCTGCATCGCCGCGGCGACGCTTGGGTTGCTGGTCACACCCCGCCCCCTCGTGGACCCACCCCGTCCTGCAAGCATCCTGCTGGTCCTTGGCCTTGCCGCATTCGGGGCGGCCGCGGGATTCCTGTTCTGGATCCTGACCCGGAACACGTCGTACTCGCTGGAAGAGGTCCGCAACCTGCTGCACGAGAAGGCGATTACCATGACCCGCCTTCAGGGCTACCTGTTCCACGCCGGGGGCGCGAGTTCCCTCATCGCGATCGTCTTGGCGGCCCAGACGCGACGACCCCTGCTGTGGATCGCCATCGCGGTGGTGGCGGCCATCGTGGGATGGGCGGGATTCATGATCAACTTCGGTGCCCGCGTCTATGCGATGATCGCCATCGCGCTCGGGATGTGCGGCGTGCTGACCCGGTTTCCCCGTCAGATTTTCTCCCTGCGCGGACTGGTGCTGGGCACGGCGTTTCTGATTCCCCTCTACGTGGTCAACGTGTTGTTCGTCGAGAAGCGAATGGAGAGCAATTTTGCGAATCCGGTCTTCGGGGAATCCATCGCGGCCAAGGCCTCGACACTGATCCGGGTTCAGGATGGCGGCATCGCCGGACATCCGTTTGTCGTCTCGGCGGCATGGCTCCTTCTGCAGTTTTCCAGCGATCCGGTTTACTATCTGGATTACTACCGGGGGCTGAACTTCCCCCACCACTACGGCCTCTACCAGTTTTCGCTCATTGCCCAGCGCATTCCCGACTACGACTGGCAGGAGAAGCGCGATCAGATTGACATCATGTACGAGGCGATCGGCACCTACACCAACGTCTGGGGCACGTCCATCCGGGATGCCGCGATTGACTTTGGCGAAATCGGCGCGGTTGTGATGTTCTTCGTCATGGGGTGGGCGACCGGATGGATGGGAGCGACCACCACGTTGGGCGGGCGGTCCCTGCATCTGTGCCTGATGATGTGGCTGTTTTACAGTCCCTACAACAGCCCGATCACCATGCGCCCCTACCAACTGAGCCTCTTTGTCCTGCTGGCCTGGCACATCGTGGAAGCCCACCGGCACCGATTCCTGGAGGCCGGTGCGGGGGAACGCCCGGGCCGGCCATCGGCGCTTCCAGACGGCACCCCCGCCGAAGCGTCGTCCGCGGCCTCCCGGACCGCTTAG
- the thiD gene encoding bifunctional hydroxymethylpyrimidine kinase/phosphomethylpyrimidine kinase, which translates to MQRATQPVALTIAGSDSGGGAGLQADLKTWAALGVHGTTAVTCLTAQNPGAVTAVHAPPARFVRQQLEAVTIELPPRAVKTGMLYSASIIAEVARWFDQPGRPPLVVDPVMVATSGARLLQPSAVRALTARLLPLACLMTPNADETTLLTGRRLRGLEDLRDAARALHRRFGCAALVKGGHLRELAQATDVYFDGTVELVLAAPFVRRVATHGTGCTYSAAIAGYLALGLPLPAAVEMAKNHITQAIAQSVRVAAHTTLNPFWTGEPPGWLKTESRRVGRTASSR; encoded by the coding sequence ATGCAGCGAGCGACCCAGCCGGTGGCGTTGACCATTGCCGGATCCGACTCCGGGGGAGGCGCCGGCCTGCAGGCGGATCTGAAGACGTGGGCGGCTCTCGGAGTTCACGGCACCACGGCAGTGACCTGTCTGACGGCGCAGAATCCCGGGGCGGTGACCGCAGTTCACGCGCCGCCGGCGCGGTTTGTGCGCCAGCAACTTGAGGCCGTGACCATCGAGCTGCCGCCGCGGGCGGTGAAGACCGGCATGCTGTACAGCGCGTCCATCATCGCCGAGGTCGCCCGATGGTTCGATCAGCCGGGGCGACCGCCATTGGTGGTGGATCCCGTGATGGTCGCCACCAGCGGCGCCCGGCTGCTGCAGCCTTCGGCCGTCCGGGCCTTGACCGCGCGGTTGCTGCCGCTGGCCTGCCTGATGACTCCGAATGCGGACGAAACCACCCTGTTGACCGGACGCCGACTGCGGGGCCTGGAAGATCTGCGGGACGCCGCCCGGGCATTGCATCGGCGCTTCGGCTGTGCCGCCCTGGTCAAGGGAGGGCATCTGCGCGAGCTGGCACAGGCGACGGACGTGTATTTCGACGGCACCGTCGAGCTGGTGCTTGCCGCGCCGTTCGTCCGGCGCGTGGCCACCCACGGAACCGGTTGCACGTATTCCGCCGCCATCGCCGGCTACCTGGCCCTTGGTCTGCCGTTGCCCGCGGCGGTCGAGATGGCCAAGAACCACATCACCCAGGCCATTGCCCAAAGTGTCCGCGTGGCGGCCCACACCACCCTGAATCCGTTCTGGACCGGGGAGCCGCCGGGATGGCTCAAGACGGAATCTCGTCGGGTCGGAAGAACCGCCTCATCTCGATGA
- a CDS encoding VCBS repeat-containing protein, giving the protein MNRQWAGGWVVAAAALVAGTLGLRGATLTRLSAPEPASQRAGFHRLDPAQTGITFAHRIPVSRHLTNQMLLDGAGVALGDVDGDGRPDMFLAATDGGSQLWRNDGGWTFRDITATAFAGAGDALAADVTAAAFTDLTGDGAVDLVLNSHGHGVRVLVNDGRGTFRRLGFRQVSARGGHSLALADVDGDGWVDLYVCNYRQHALMDMPGARATFSGSGASRSVATLDGRPTTAPDLTNRFVINAAGGIDELGEVDVLYRNLGGTNFVEVPWTGGAFLDEAGRPLTEPPRDWGLAAQFCDVNGDGRPDLYVCNDFQSPDRFWINESSPGTVRFRMIPRAALRHTSLFSMGVDFADVNRDGLPDFLVLDMLSPDPVRRLTMLDGTPTVPVAMADPLERPQTDANTLFLQRPDGSFAEVAAFAGLLATDWSWTPAFLDVDLDGWPDLLVTAGQERGSRDLDVAEQLKTFRRTGLRTDAQIFRERLKFPRQEVRLQAFRNRGVSGPGDVPVFEEVGGVWGFEFLGVSHGMALGDLDGDGDLDVVVNHLGETAGIYRNEAPGPRLQVRLRGRPPNTGAVGARLRFGWGPDPESALRLQPQTAQVFGGGRYLSSDAPERTFACPGPGRGVLEVWWPSGGRSVVRELEAGQRCDLVEPGESVGAMPGAPPAPEVGLRFQALPMPVSSAAPVEDEFALQPLLPRRQTTRTPVLAWNQAPAEGRASFWIGGASGQPVREVSLTGIHLSAVREFNHPGPSAAVLPVDGRLWVAEAARPGGGPPRGSLVLLDPGTGGREAMPTPVTVPVVLAVSRPTAGGRWLFIGGGPVPGRYPESALSEVRRIDADAGAEFSTPLELGMARAAQFVDLDGDGREELVVAIEWGAPLVLRQEASGWVVWNLGVRGADGGALTSLAALTGWWQCVTSGDFDGDGVPDLALGNWGLNSAEALYTGTAPVAGGPVRPLAIYWNLEPSGPGGECLEAYTDADGVVRPVRSRTRLGPHLPWLLEQFPTHRAFATASMAGILGDRMDHVRQRECRWLASVLLLNRGDHFELVPFPGEAQLGPIFALAAADFDGDGRMDLYGAQGFFGQGFGGTRDDAGEGVFLLAQGEGRLRAVSSAAAGARLLGEQRAVLTGDLDGDGRPDLVVGVHGGPVVLLRNVTR; this is encoded by the coding sequence ATGAACCGACAGTGGGCGGGCGGGTGGGTGGTGGCGGCGGCGGCGCTGGTTGCCGGGACGCTGGGCTTGCGCGGCGCGACCCTGACACGCCTATCGGCCCCGGAACCGGCGTCCCAACGCGCCGGATTTCACCGCCTCGATCCCGCACAGACCGGAATCACGTTTGCGCATCGGATCCCCGTCTCCCGGCATCTGACCAATCAGATGCTTCTGGATGGCGCCGGGGTGGCGCTTGGGGATGTGGACGGCGACGGGCGTCCCGACATGTTCCTCGCCGCCACCGACGGGGGCAGCCAGTTGTGGCGCAATGACGGCGGCTGGACGTTTCGCGACATCACCGCGACGGCCTTCGCTGGCGCCGGCGATGCCCTGGCAGCGGACGTCACGGCGGCCGCCTTCACCGACCTCACCGGCGACGGGGCGGTGGACCTCGTCCTGAATTCCCATGGTCACGGAGTGCGGGTGCTGGTGAACGACGGACGCGGAACGTTTCGTCGCCTGGGTTTTCGGCAGGTGTCCGCCCGTGGCGGCCATTCGCTGGCGCTGGCGGATGTGGACGGGGATGGCTGGGTGGACCTGTACGTGTGCAATTACCGGCAGCATGCATTGATGGACATGCCGGGCGCGCGCGCGACGTTTTCGGGATCGGGGGCTTCGCGTTCGGTTGCCACGCTCGACGGCCGGCCGACGACAGCGCCCGACCTGACCAACCGGTTTGTCATCAACGCCGCCGGGGGCATTGACGAACTGGGCGAGGTGGACGTGCTGTACCGCAATCTGGGAGGCACCAATTTCGTTGAGGTGCCCTGGACCGGCGGCGCCTTTCTGGACGAGGCGGGCCGCCCGCTGACGGAACCGCCCCGTGACTGGGGGCTCGCGGCGCAGTTTTGCGACGTGAATGGCGACGGACGTCCAGACCTCTACGTCTGCAATGACTTCCAGTCCCCGGACCGGTTTTGGATCAATGAGAGTTCCCCGGGCACGGTGCGGTTCCGGATGATTCCGCGGGCGGCGCTTCGGCATACGAGCCTGTTCTCGATGGGGGTGGACTTCGCCGATGTCAACCGGGATGGGCTCCCGGATTTTCTGGTTCTCGACATGCTCAGTCCGGATCCGGTGCGCCGACTGACGATGCTGGATGGCACGCCGACCGTGCCGGTGGCCATGGCCGACCCGCTGGAGCGTCCGCAGACGGATGCCAACACCCTGTTCCTGCAGCGTCCCGACGGCTCGTTTGCCGAGGTGGCGGCGTTTGCCGGCCTGTTGGCGACGGACTGGTCCTGGACACCGGCGTTTCTGGATGTGGATCTGGACGGCTGGCCCGACCTGCTGGTGACCGCCGGGCAGGAGCGCGGCTCCCGGGATCTCGACGTGGCGGAGCAGCTGAAGACGTTTCGCCGCACCGGGCTGCGCACCGACGCTCAGATTTTCCGGGAGCGTCTGAAGTTCCCGCGGCAGGAGGTCCGCCTGCAAGCCTTCCGCAATCGCGGCGTGAGCGGACCAGGCGACGTTCCCGTCTTCGAGGAGGTGGGGGGGGTGTGGGGCTTTGAGTTTCTCGGAGTGAGCCATGGCATGGCGCTTGGGGATCTCGATGGCGACGGCGATCTCGATGTGGTGGTGAACCATCTGGGCGAGACGGCGGGAATCTACCGGAACGAAGCCCCCGGGCCGCGACTGCAAGTCCGCCTGAGAGGCCGGCCGCCCAATACCGGGGCGGTGGGCGCCCGGTTGCGATTTGGCTGGGGACCGGACCCGGAGTCGGCGCTCCGCCTTCAACCGCAAACGGCGCAGGTTTTTGGCGGGGGCCGCTACCTTTCATCGGACGCCCCGGAGCGCACGTTTGCCTGTCCGGGACCCGGTCGCGGCGTCCTCGAGGTTTGGTGGCCCTCGGGGGGCAGATCGGTGGTGCGCGAATTGGAGGCGGGACAGCGGTGCGATCTGGTGGAACCCGGGGAATCGGTCGGAGCGATGCCGGGGGCACCGCCCGCCCCGGAAGTCGGGCTTCGATTTCAGGCATTACCGATGCCGGTGTCGAGCGCGGCGCCGGTTGAGGATGAGTTCGCCCTTCAGCCACTGCTGCCACGGCGTCAGACCACGCGCACCCCGGTGCTGGCATGGAACCAGGCGCCGGCGGAGGGGCGGGCATCCTTCTGGATCGGGGGTGCCAGCGGCCAGCCGGTCCGCGAGGTCTCGCTCACGGGAATACACCTTTCCGCGGTCCGGGAGTTCAATCACCCGGGTCCCTCCGCAGCCGTGCTTCCGGTGGACGGCCGCCTGTGGGTGGCGGAAGCGGCCCGACCCGGAGGGGGGCCGCCACGCGGGTCATTGGTCCTTTTGGATCCGGGAACCGGCGGGCGCGAGGCCATGCCCACGCCGGTCACCGTGCCCGTCGTGCTGGCGGTGTCGCGTCCAACAGCCGGGGGCCGATGGCTGTTTATCGGGGGTGGGCCGGTGCCCGGCCGATATCCGGAAAGCGCCCTGAGCGAGGTCCGACGGATTGACGCCGATGCCGGCGCCGAGTTCAGCACCCCACTCGAGCTTGGGATGGCCCGAGCGGCGCAGTTTGTGGATCTCGATGGGGACGGCCGCGAAGAGTTGGTGGTGGCCATCGAGTGGGGGGCACCCCTCGTTCTTCGGCAGGAGGCGTCCGGTTGGGTGGTCTGGAATCTGGGGGTCCGCGGTGCGGACGGCGGGGCCCTCACATCGCTGGCCGCGTTGACGGGATGGTGGCAATGCGTGACTTCCGGAGATTTCGACGGCGACGGGGTTCCGGATCTTGCCCTGGGCAACTGGGGCTTGAACTCTGCCGAGGCCCTTTACACCGGGACCGCCCCGGTGGCGGGCGGTCCCGTGCGACCCCTGGCGATCTACTGGAACCTGGAGCCTTCAGGACCTGGTGGTGAATGTCTTGAGGCCTATACCGATGCCGATGGCGTGGTGCGCCCGGTGCGCAGCAGAACTCGACTCGGACCGCATCTGCCGTGGCTGCTGGAGCAGTTTCCGACCCATCGGGCGTTCGCCACCGCCTCAATGGCCGGAATTCTTGGGGATCGGATGGATCACGTCCGCCAGCGCGAATGCCGCTGGCTGGCTTCCGTGCTGCTTCTGAACCGGGGTGACCATTTCGAGCTTGTGCCGTTTCCCGGGGAGGCCCAGCTCGGTCCTATTTTCGCCCTGGCCGCCGCCGACTTTGACGGCGATGGGCGGATGGATCTTTACGGGGCTCAGGGTTTTTTCGGACAGGGCTTTGGCGGCACCCGTGATGACGCCGGGGAAGGGGTCTTCCTACTGGCCCAAGGGGAAGGGCGCCTGCGTGCGGTTTCGTCGGCTGCGGCGGGTGCCCGTCTCCTGGGGGAGCAACGAGCCGTCCTGACCGGTGATCTTGACGGCGACGGCCGCCCCGACCTGGTGGTGGGAGTTCACGGTGGTCCGGTCGTCTTGTTGCGCAATGTGACTCGGTGA
- a CDS encoding LysM peptidoglycan-binding domain-containing protein, whose amino-acid sequence MKRTAAVTLVATALLLFIPARAQVDAEDLRRLNGTVEALTEGQESLRRQIQELREQLERVRSENAQLRVELAGQRDQVTRDQLKQVVDQLQEVDRRRAADAEYVKTQLADIAREASKAVAAAAKEPPRTRPGTRPGDSVSSQGPSSELRLPEYMYEHVVRPGETVSTIIAAYNQAKGLKVTLAHVLAANPELKDPKRLRAGQKLNIPEVR is encoded by the coding sequence ATGAAAAGAACTGCCGCAGTCACCCTCGTTGCCACCGCGCTCCTTCTTTTCATTCCGGCCCGCGCACAGGTGGATGCCGAGGATCTCCGACGCCTCAACGGGACCGTGGAGGCGCTGACGGAGGGACAGGAAAGCCTTCGCCGACAGATCCAGGAACTACGGGAGCAGTTGGAGCGCGTCCGGTCGGAAAACGCCCAGCTTCGCGTCGAGCTGGCGGGACAGCGTGACCAGGTAACCCGCGACCAGCTCAAGCAGGTGGTGGACCAGCTTCAGGAAGTGGACCGCCGTCGTGCCGCGGATGCCGAGTACGTCAAGACCCAGCTCGCAGACATTGCCCGCGAAGCCAGCAAGGCGGTCGCGGCGGCCGCCAAGGAGCCGCCGAGAACCCGTCCCGGAACGCGCCCCGGCGATTCCGTTTCCTCACAGGGCCCGTCCTCCGAGCTGCGGCTTCCCGAATACATGTACGAGCACGTTGTGCGCCCGGGCGAAACGGTGAGCACCATCATCGCGGCCTACAATCAGGCGAAGGGGCTGAAGGTCACCCTGGCCCACGTGCTGGCCGCCAACCCGGAGCTCAAGGATCCAAAACGACTCCGGGCGGGACAAAAACTGAACATCCCCGAAGTCCGGTGA
- the metH gene encoding methionine synthase has translation MVSGDLGAVSYARGGGLIPLMAQRIVLIDGAMGTVIQRYRLGEAQFRGERFAGWKGKDLKGDNELLQITQPQVIREIHRQYLEAGADLIETNTFGATTIGQHDFFFRDPEGRKDPAFFDDVIRDPFLAGLAREMNLAGARLAREAADEVAAATGTPRFVAGAIGPLPVTTSLSPDVNDPGFRAVTFSQLCVAYREQIEALLDGGVDVLLVETIFDTLNAKAALFTLEEVFETRGFRLPVMISGTITDLSGRTLTGQTVEAFWHSVRHAQPVTIGFNCALGPKEMRAYVEELHRIADTAICVYPNAGLPDPLSPTGFPETPESLAPQIRPWAEAGWLNIVGGCCGTTPQHIRAIADAVRGLAPRVAPSLPKRLRLSGMEAFTQTPETNFINIGERANVTGSPKFAKLILAGQFEDALAICKQQVETGAQIIDVNMDEGMLDGAAAMTRFLNLVAAEPDIARVPIMVDSSKWSVIEAGLRCLQGKGIVNSISLKEGEARFLEQARRVRRYGAAVVVMAFDEQGQADTLERKTAICRRTYDLLVHQAGFPAEDIIFDPNVLTVATGIEEHNPYAVDFIEATRWIKEHLPLAKVSGGISNISFSFRGNNQVREAMHSAFLYHAIRAGLDMGIVNAGLLEVYEEIPDALLTRVEDVLLNRRPDATERLVAYGDEVKRRNSGITAESRADEAWRSAPVEERLKHSLVKGLDAFVNEDVEEARQKLGQPLKVIEGPLMDGMNVVGDLFGAGKMFLPQVVKSARVMKKAVAYLTPFMEAEKAAEAAAGRATRAQGRVLMATVKGDVHDIGKNIVGVVLGCNNFEVIDLGVMVSCEKILAAAQEHRVDVIGLSGLITPSLDEMQHVAREMERTGFKVPLLIGGATTSRAHTAVKIAPGYSEPVVHVLDASRAVPVVSSLLSPDQKPGFVERLRADYERARAAHSGQVQKLKTIGQARANAARLRFDDLPQPECPGIQVVNDLPLEVLRPYIDWSPFFHTWELRGRHPAILTNAKYGAEATRLFASAQTLLDEIIAGRQLRARGVFGIFPANRTGEDVELYTDDSRAQVLTRFHFLRQQMEKGDNSPNWSLADYVAPRPAADHLGAFAVTVGEGLEALVKRFRAEHDDFNAIMAEALADRLAEAFAEYLHRRVREAWGFGREENLTPEDLIEEKYRGIRPAPGYPACPDHTEKGILWELLDVERHTGIRLTENFAMWPGSSVSGLYFAHPEAKYFAVGKLDRDQVADLANRKGRPLADMERWLGPWLNYEPAVAGAPPPMNEPGTRPQGAPTSEAG, from the coding sequence ATGGTCAGCGGCGATCTTGGGGCAGTCTCCTATGCGCGGGGCGGGGGCCTGATCCCCTTGATGGCACAGCGTATTGTCTTGATTGACGGGGCGATGGGGACGGTGATCCAGCGCTATCGGCTGGGGGAGGCCCAGTTCCGCGGCGAGCGGTTTGCCGGGTGGAAGGGCAAAGATCTCAAGGGCGACAACGAACTGCTTCAGATCACCCAGCCGCAGGTGATCCGTGAGATTCACCGGCAGTACCTTGAAGCGGGTGCCGACCTCATCGAAACGAACACCTTCGGCGCCACGACGATCGGCCAGCACGATTTCTTTTTCCGGGATCCGGAGGGCCGCAAGGATCCGGCGTTTTTTGACGACGTCATCCGTGATCCGTTCCTGGCGGGTCTTGCGAGGGAGATGAACCTGGCCGGAGCCAGGCTTGCCCGTGAGGCGGCCGATGAAGTGGCCGCGGCGACCGGAACCCCGCGGTTCGTCGCCGGGGCGATCGGGCCCCTGCCTGTCACCACCTCGCTCTCGCCGGATGTCAACGACCCGGGATTTCGCGCGGTTACGTTTTCCCAGCTCTGCGTCGCGTATCGGGAGCAGATTGAGGCGTTGCTGGACGGCGGTGTGGACGTGCTGTTGGTCGAGACCATCTTTGACACGCTCAACGCGAAGGCGGCGTTGTTCACGCTTGAAGAGGTCTTCGAGACCCGGGGGTTTCGTCTGCCGGTGATGATCTCGGGGACCATCACGGACCTCTCCGGCCGCACCCTGACCGGCCAGACGGTGGAGGCTTTCTGGCATTCCGTTCGCCACGCGCAGCCGGTGACCATCGGGTTCAATTGCGCCCTTGGGCCGAAGGAGATGCGGGCCTACGTCGAGGAACTCCACCGCATCGCCGATACGGCGATCTGCGTCTACCCCAATGCCGGACTCCCGGATCCGCTGTCGCCCACGGGGTTCCCGGAAACCCCCGAGTCCCTGGCACCCCAGATCCGCCCGTGGGCTGAAGCGGGCTGGCTGAACATTGTCGGCGGGTGCTGCGGCACCACGCCCCAACACATCCGGGCCATCGCCGACGCGGTGCGGGGTCTGGCACCCCGCGTCGCCCCGTCGCTGCCCAAGCGGCTCCGCCTTTCGGGAATGGAGGCCTTCACCCAGACTCCGGAGACGAATTTCATCAACATCGGCGAGCGGGCCAACGTCACCGGATCACCGAAGTTCGCGAAGCTGATCCTTGCCGGGCAGTTTGAAGACGCCCTCGCCATCTGCAAGCAACAGGTCGAAACCGGCGCCCAGATCATTGATGTGAACATGGACGAGGGGATGCTCGACGGTGCCGCCGCCATGACCCGCTTTCTCAATCTGGTTGCGGCCGAGCCGGATATTGCGCGCGTCCCGATCATGGTGGACTCGTCCAAGTGGTCGGTGATCGAGGCGGGACTCCGCTGCCTCCAGGGCAAGGGCATCGTCAATTCCATCTCCCTCAAGGAGGGCGAGGCACGGTTCCTGGAGCAGGCCCGCCGGGTCCGCCGTTATGGCGCCGCCGTGGTGGTGATGGCCTTCGACGAGCAGGGGCAGGCCGACACCCTTGAGCGAAAAACCGCGATCTGTCGGCGCACCTACGACCTGCTGGTGCATCAGGCGGGATTCCCGGCGGAAGACATCATCTTTGATCCCAACGTTCTCACCGTGGCCACCGGGATCGAGGAGCACAACCCGTACGCGGTTGATTTTATCGAAGCCACCCGCTGGATCAAAGAGCACCTCCCGCTCGCCAAAGTCAGTGGTGGCATTTCCAATATCAGCTTCAGTTTCCGGGGCAACAACCAGGTCCGCGAGGCCATGCACAGCGCGTTCCTGTATCACGCGATCCGCGCCGGCCTGGACATGGGGATCGTCAACGCCGGCCTGCTGGAGGTGTACGAAGAGATCCCGGACGCGCTGCTGACCCGCGTCGAGGACGTGCTCCTCAACCGTCGTCCCGACGCCACCGAGCGGCTGGTCGCCTACGGCGATGAGGTCAAGCGACGGAACTCGGGCATCACCGCCGAATCCCGTGCCGATGAGGCATGGCGCAGTGCGCCGGTCGAGGAGCGCCTGAAGCACTCGCTGGTGAAGGGCCTCGACGCGTTCGTCAACGAGGATGTCGAGGAGGCACGACAAAAGCTGGGGCAACCCCTCAAGGTGATCGAAGGCCCGCTCATGGACGGGATGAACGTCGTCGGGGACCTGTTCGGCGCAGGCAAGATGTTTCTGCCACAGGTGGTGAAATCGGCGCGCGTGATGAAGAAGGCCGTTGCCTATCTCACCCCGTTCATGGAGGCGGAAAAAGCCGCCGAAGCGGCGGCCGGCCGCGCCACGCGCGCCCAGGGACGCGTCCTCATGGCCACCGTGAAGGGTGATGTCCACGACATCGGCAAGAACATTGTCGGGGTGGTGCTTGGCTGCAACAACTTCGAGGTCATTGACCTGGGCGTCATGGTGTCCTGCGAGAAGATCCTGGCGGCGGCACAGGAGCACCGGGTGGATGTCATCGGACTCAGCGGCCTGATCACGCCGTCGCTCGACGAGATGCAGCACGTTGCCCGCGAGATGGAGCGGACCGGGTTCAAAGTGCCGTTGTTGATCGGCGGCGCGACCACCAGCCGGGCCCACACGGCCGTCAAGATCGCCCCGGGCTACAGCGAGCCCGTCGTGCATGTCCTCGACGCCTCGCGCGCCGTTCCGGTGGTCAGCAGCCTGCTGTCCCCGGACCAGAAACCCGGATTCGTCGAGCGCTTGCGCGCCGACTACGAGCGGGCCCGTGCCGCGCATTCCGGACAGGTGCAGAAACTCAAGACCATCGGACAGGCGCGCGCCAACGCGGCACGGCTCCGATTTGACGACCTGCCGCAGCCGGAATGTCCCGGCATCCAGGTTGTCAACGACCTTCCGCTCGAAGTGCTCCGGCCCTACATAGACTGGTCCCCGTTCTTTCATACCTGGGAACTGCGCGGACGCCATCCCGCCATCCTGACCAACGCGAAGTACGGGGCCGAGGCCACGCGGCTTTTTGCGTCGGCGCAGACGCTGCTGGACGAGATCATTGCCGGAAGGCAGCTGCGTGCCCGGGGCGTCTTCGGGATCTTCCCCGCCAACCGGACCGGGGAGGACGTCGAGCTCTATACGGACGACTCGCGGGCGCAGGTGTTGACCCGGTTTCATTTTCTCCGGCAGCAGATGGAGAAGGGGGACAACTCCCCGAACTGGTCCCTGGCGGATTATGTGGCCCCGAGGCCTGCAGCGGATCATCTGGGTGCCTTTGCCGTGACCGTTGGCGAGGGGCTTGAGGCGCTGGTGAAGCGGTTCCGAGCCGAGCACGACGACTTCAACGCCATCATGGCGGAGGCCCTTGCCGACCGGCTCGCCGAGGCGTTTGCCGAATATCTCCACCGCAGGGTTCGCGAGGCATGGGGTTTCGGGCGGGAGGAAAACCTGACGCCCGAGGATCTGATCGAAGAGAAGTATCGGGGTATCCGCCCGGCACCGGGCTATCCGGCGTGCCCGGATCACACCGAAAAGGGGATCCTCTGGGAATTGCTCGACGTGGAGCGGCACACCGGAATCCGACTCACCGAGAACTTCGCGATGTGGCCGGGCAGCAGTGTCAGTGGCCTCTATTTCGCCCATCCCGAAGCGAAATACTTCGCCGTGGGAAAACTGGATCGCGATCAGGTGGCAGATTTGGCGAACCGCAAGGGGCGTCCGCTGGCGGACATGGAGCGCTGGCTGGGTCCCTGGCTCAACTACGAACCCGCCGTGGCCGGGGCGCCCCCGCCCATGAACGAACCCGGGACCCGTCCGCAAGGGGCTCCAACGTCGGAAGCCGGCTAA